In Halictus rubicundus isolate RS-2024b chromosome 1, iyHalRubi1_principal, whole genome shotgun sequence, the sequence AGCTTAAATAATAGAATTTATATATGAAAAAGCTCGATACAAAGCAGTCGTCTGatttcttttgaaaaatttgcaaatatcTACAAAGTGACGCTCTAGACCAATGCCCTTCTCCAGGGAACCAtaacttctacaatttttcgtATTTTGACATCCAAAAATTCTATTGTACAGTCTAAATGACAGAAATTATGTATGCAAAAGCTCGATACAAAACAGTAacttttttcttaaaaaaaaatttgcagATATCTACAAAATGACGCTCTAGACCTACACCAATTACATGCGCTTCTCCAAGGACCtataatttctacaattttaagtatttcgaCTTCAAAAAATTCGACAATATAGTTTAAGTAATAGAAGTTATGTATGCAAAAGCTCGATACAAAACAGTCGTCtgatttctttcaaaaaatttgaaaatatctaCGTAGTGACGCTCTAGAACAGTTACATGCCCCTCTTCAAGGAGCCAtaacttctacaatttttcgtATTTTGACGTCAAAAAATTCTATTGTACAGTCTAAATGACAGAAactgtgtatgcaaaagctCGGTACAAAACAGTCGtcttttttcttaaaaaaaatttgCAGATATCTACAAAATGACGCTCTAGACCTACACCAATTACATGCCCCTCTCCAAGGAGCcataatttctacaattttaagtgtttcgacttcaaaaaattcgacagtatcgtttaaataatagaaaTGATGTATGCTAAAGCTCGATACAAAACAGTCGTCTGatatcttttaaaaaatttgcaaatatcTACAAAATGACGCTCTAGACCAATTACACGCCCCTCTCCAGGGAGCCATAActtctacaattttaagtatttcaaCGACAAAAAATTCGTCAATATAGTTTAAGTAATAGAAGTTATGTATGCAAAAGCTCGATACAAAACGGTCGTctgatttcttttaaaaaatttgcaaatatcTACAAAATGACGCTCTAGACCATTTACACGCCCCTCTCCAGGGAGCCATAACTTCTACAATTGTTCGTATTTCGACGtcaaaaaatttcattgtaCAGTCCAAATGGCagaaaatatgtatgcaaaatctCGATGCAAATCGATCGTCAGATCTCTTCGGAAAAATGTGCGAATGTCTACAAAATGACGTTCTAGACCAGAAGATCCCCTTAATTAGTTTCAGTAATCCGGAGCCACGTTCGTAGGCGGTCGTAAAGCCTGCTTATTGGCTGACAGCCCGCAATTATTACGTATTACGTGTACAGAGTATCGGTATTCGTTGTTTTTCCCCCCAGGGCGGACACAGACAGCAGGCTTCGTTCCCGAGTCGAGATTACGTGCACGCCCTCCGATAGGGCGCCCCCCTTTCCCTAATCGTCGCTTAATTATCTAATTAAATTGTACACCGCGTTTTATTACGCTCGCGTTGACTAGCAATACACGGTTTGGCATCGTTAATCGTATCTCTAATTACACGCCAGTGGCGTAGAAACGTTCTCGACGTTGCCCCCCACTCCACCCCTGTGTGACAAAAACCGGGGGCCCCGTTTTGTGCGCACGCACACGCGCACGGAACGCATCGTTGCGCAACGAGGAATGCGCTCGACAAAAACGGGAATCGTTGCAGTTAATGAACGCCGATAATTCCCTCGAACGGGGTTTTTCTGCGAACGGGATAAACGACGACGATTTTGCAATCGGCGAGCTCGTTGACGACATGATCCTTGTCAAATTACTGGCCATGAAGCCAGCTGATTATGCGCTTCGCGCGCGGCATCGCCACCGTGAATGCGCTTTCTCGAGGCTAATcggtagactgcgggtctttatgcaaattaaaaattttctgcattgattgcaagagacaggagcCGGATAGACATTTCATTAACGAGTTAGAAATAGTATACGTACTTGTATGATTTTAACATTAAACCTGCCACGGTCAAagtgaccggttttatattttacaattattattgaaactataaaaattcatttatggattTTCTTATGGCATTCTTTATGGAATTATGAAATTTCCtggtccaagcatttattatattgaaaattctggaCAATCTCAATCAATTTAGGGTTACCgtttttacaaggcaatattTATCAGATACTGTTGATgattggtaggtttagcgttaatgcTCCTACAGTTTTGACACTAGGTGCACGTGACGCAATCGAAATTAGGCGTTCTGATACTTTTAAtccacgattattgagattgtaaagctGTGTTCACGAGgaattcaaaaaatttatttccttcgGTAAAGTAAAATTTTGATAAGCactttctcgttatttttatgaagtaatggaGAATAGTAACTTTtcgtgctccgtgaacctagtgttaaattacacctactcatttttgtcatgcataaaatccacagtctgcgTTTCATCGAGTCGAACTTTGTGTTTTGCATGGACTGGCCTTACAAGCGTCAGTATATGTCGTttagttaaattttatttactccGAGGAGTTAAACGAGAATCGTAAAATTGGAGCCATCGACGAGTCAATAAAGTTTATTATTCCGGAGTTTTATGCACTCTAAAAAATTAAGTGAGAGCCGTAAAGAAGTCGAGAATGTCTCTTTCTCTTATTAAAAACGAAATCAATCGCGCTAGCAAAAGCTGTAAGTAATTTTGGATTTTTTTCAGTCCAGAAATTAAATTAGGAGCACAAAAAACTCGTGGAAATCTGTTTGTCTAGAACGCATAAAGTCCACCGATCTACTTATTCAAATAGAATTTGACAAGGATCATTTCCGCCATCGATCCCTCGATTGTTTACAAAACATTTCCCGTTGACAAAGGATGACTAAATATTCCGGAACAGTTCCCTAACATTATCGTTGCTTATCTGTCTACATGAAAATAGTTGCAGCGCTCAAAAGGCATCGTGGCTGTCCAAGATCTCGTCCCATTGCGATAATGAACGTATCCGCCATGTTTGTTCGAGCTTAAATCACGATGTTTCCACGCCACTGTACGATATAGAACTCTGTGCTTTGGTAGAAGATTGCAGGATCGAGATTCGGCGCTCCCGATCGATGAGATCAGTGACTCGCGTAGACGATATCGTTCCCGCGAAAGATTGCCTCGATCATCGACTTCCGGTTGAACTTTCCGCCCCTGGACTCGACGATCGCCACCAGTTGCTGATATCGTTTCCACGCGGTCACCGAGGCCGCTTCCCCTTCCGGTGTGTTCTTAATCTTCGGATACACGTCCGTACTCCTGACCGCAGCTTCCGAAGTCTGACATACGCTTTCCGTGTCTGGTATCATCTGAAATATGACACCGAGTCAATCAAAATCACTTTCCGTCATCGTCCACCACTCCCCAACACACTTTTTCCAACACCAACTCATGATAATCGCACGCAAAAAATGTCCTCTTGAAATCTTTCATTCGTCTTGCATATTTAATTCgctaaaacatatttttattcctcattcaatttgttcaaggttatattttttgagatttcgaggtcatcgaagttttttctaaatggaacgatatatttttgttatcgcTGTATGataggtcaagac encodes:
- the LOC143360345 gene encoding uncharacterized protein LOC143360345 is translated as MSSASMIPDTESVCQTSEAAVRSTDVYPKIKNTPEGEAASVTAWKRYQQLVAIVESRGGKFNRKSMIEAIFRGNDIVYASH